From Aliamphritea hakodatensis:
ATAAAGCAATTTATAATGGGAGTTTTTCAGGTGTGACTGAGGTTTTATCCGTATCAGCTTTTATACAGAACAACTATGCACTTAAATGAATATATAAATAAGATTCGGTTTTAAATATAAAGAGTTTATAAAAATAATCAGCAAAGTTATTTTCCCATTCCTAGCAATAGATTTTGACGGCTGAATAAACCGGCTGTAGTAAGCCTCAGCCGGTCTCAGAAGTGTTCTGCTAGGTTTCTTAACCGCCGCATCCGCCACAGCAGGGAGAGCCTGACTGTAGTGGAACGAACTTGCCACGCTGCACCAGAAATTCGATCGCCTGCGCTGCACTCATATCATGGATTGAGCAGGAATTAAAAACGGTATCTTCACTGAAGTGGCTGATAACCGCTTCCTGCAGTTCTGCGACAGAATATGCCTTATCAGACGCATGTATCATTTCTAAAATTTCATGCACATGTGCTTTGAACATAACAACTCCGGTTTAATGTGTTGGGAGGGGCATTTGAGCATGTAACCTGTGTTTAAACATTGAGAATGATCAAGTCAGCAGTGACTGCGGATTCGCTTCGTTTTCAGTTCATGATTAGTGTTAGAATGCCCGCCGAAAGATGGTGGCTGTATACGTGCTTTACCCGGTTGGGTATCCCGGCAGATACGTGCCGGACAGATGCACAGTAATTCCTGCAACTGCATCCCTTCGTATGTAAGAGCAAGCAGGGCAGCGTCCACCGAAGTATATGTTTTTAGGAGATTTCAGATGGTGTTGTTCTTTCCGATTCAGCAAGAGCTGGATTGCATCAGCAGTAGCGGTCGCATTCTTGGGAAGATTAAATTTGATGGCTCTTTATCCGAGTTCAAGTTCTGCCCGGACGACGAGTCTGTAGAGCTGACCGGTGTTGAAGAAGCGAGCATTGTGGAACGGCTGACGGGCCTTGCCTCCGGTAAATATTCACTGGCGATGGAAGATGACGACTGATTCAGGTGGAATATTTTGTGCCTGCCGCTCTGCGGCTGGGCATTTTATGTAAATGTTTTTGATGGGGCTTACTGTAGGTGAGCCCGCAGTTTTTTCTGCTGTCCTGAAATGTAACTGAGAACAGAAAAAAGCTTCGATGGTACGGTAAGCCTAATATTCTCTGAGTGTTTAATCAGTCTCTTCAGAACCTGTTTACCCGATATGGCTCACAGTTTATTTTTGTATCACTCCCTATCATTAA
This genomic window contains:
- a CDS encoding YecH family protein, with the translated sequence MFKAHVHEILEMIHASDKAYSVAELQEAVISHFSEDTVFNSCSIHDMSAAQAIEFLVQRGKFVPLQSGSPCCGGCGG